Within the Pseudomonas chlororaphis subsp. aurantiaca genome, the region CGGGGCTGATCGAATCCTCGCGCAACGAGCCCCTGGCCCTGCCGCGCATCGACGTCAGCCAGGCCAGCGCCCGCCGTCCGTCACTGCTGGCCTGGCGTGTGTTGAAAGGGGCGCGGGCATGAAGCGCAACGGCTATGTCTGGCACCTGCTGCTGAGCATGGGCACGCGGCTGGCGATGATCGCCATTCGCCTGTTGCGCAACGTGCTGCTGGCGCGCCTGCTGGGCCCGGCGGATCGCGGCCTGTTCGCCCTGCTCAGCGCCCTGCCCGACCTGATCGCCGCCCTCACCAGCGGCGGCCTGAACACCGCGGTGGGTTATGAAGCGGCGCGCCAGCGACCGATGGGCCTGCTGCTGACCCAGATCCTTATCTATGGCTGCCTGCTGGCCGGGACGTTGACCGTGATCGGCCTGCTGCTGATGAACAGCCTGGGCCAGGACTGGTCGATCACCACCCAGCTCGGCCCCTTCGCCTGGTTGTTGTTGCTGGCGGTCCCGCTGACCGTACTCAAGAGCGGCCTGCTGACCCTGCACAACGCTGACGGTCGGGTCGGCGCGTTCAATGGCCTGCGCCTGCTGGAATCCCTGGTGCCCTTGCTGCTGTTTGTCGTGCTCTGGTGGCTGTGGCGCGACCAGGCCCTGTCGGCGGCGCTGGCCGGCTGGCTCGGCGGCACGCTGCTGGTGGTGCTGGCGGGCTGGTACTGGCTGAGGCGTTATCACCGGTTGCGGCTGCGCTGGCAGCCGGGCGAGCAAGGCAAGCTGCTGCGCTACAGCGCCCAGAGCCACCCCGGCGTGCTTTCGCAGCAATTGATGCTGCGCTGCGACTACCTGTTTATCGGCGCCCTGCTCGACCCGGTCGCGCTGGGCCTGTACGCCATGGCCAGCGCCGCCGCGGAACTGCTGCTGATCATTCCCGAGGCGGTGACCACGCCACTGATGAAGCGCCTGCTGCAACAGGGCGCAGGCATCGAACGCCTGACCCCGCTGGCCCTGCGCATCACCGCCACGGTAATGCTCGGCGCCTGCCTGGGCATGGCGCTGGTCGGCCACTGGCTGATCGTCAGCCTGTTCGGCGAGGCCTACGGCCCGGCCTATCCGGCCCTGCTGGCGTTGCTGCCGGGGCTGTTCGGCCTGTGCTACGCGAGCATCCTGCGCCTGGACCTGCTGGGCAAGCAGCGTCCCGGCGCGCTGTCGTGGCTGCTGGGCGGCGGCGCGCTGCTCAACCTGCTGCTCAACGCGGTGTTGATCCCGACCCTGGGCATAGTCGGCGCCGGCCTGGCCTCGTCCCTGGCCTATCTGGCGGTGAGCCTGGCGATGCTGGTGATGTACTGCCGCCTGAGCGGCGTGGCCTGGTACCGCACCCTGCTCCTGCTGCCCGAAGACCTGATGCAGTTGCGCGCGCTGCTGCGCCCTCGGGAGGCGGCATGCTGAAAACCGCTCTCTACCCGCTCCTGGCCCTGCTCAGCCTGGCCCCGGGCGCCCACGCCGACTCCATGCAGTGGTCGAGCATCCGCGACGGCAGCCTGTACCTGCGCGTCGTCCAGCCGGACCGGCTGAAGATCGGCTGGAGCCCGGCCTGGCAGAGCGACGCCAATCGCGAGCAGCTGTACCTGCTGCAGCCCGGTGGCCAATTGTTCAAGCAACTGGAGATCCGCGCCGACCAGGCCTATGGCGAACAGGACATCGAGCTGCCAGCGGCCGCGGGCGACTACCGCCTGCAGATTCCCGGCTACAGCTTTCGCGGGTTCAGGGTCAGCCACCGCGGCAGCACGGCGGCGCAATTCGAGCCGACCAAGGTGCATTTCAGCGCCGAAGTGCACAGCGGCGCCGAGCTGTTCTTCCGGGTCGCGGCCGGCGAGCAGGCGATACTGGCCGGCAAGTATTACGGCGGCGTCAGCGTATTGCAGGCCAGCCGCCTGAGCGATGGCGCCAAGGTCCGCCTGGAGCTGAAAGAACACCCGGCCTACGGGCAATTCGATCAGGTGGCGCTGCCGTCGGCCGAGCGTGACGAAGTCTGGCGCCTGGCCCTGGGCGGCTCCGGCAAGGCGGCGTTCTGGCTGGACGGCACGGCCAATCTGTTTGCCCAGGAGGTCCAGCAACTGCACCCGCTGGACCCGCCCCGGGGCGAGGCACGCCTGCGACTGCAACCCCAGATACTCGGGGCCACGCCGCGCCTGGGCATCGCCCTGCCCTATGCCCAGCCGCCGCAGTCCACCTTCGGCCTGTTGCAGGCGATTGGCGCCCGCGCGGCCAACTTATACAGCTTCGTCGATGTGATCGAGCAGGAGCCCGAGCGGGAAATCGGCTTTCGCCGGCTGTACCGCGAGCGCTTCGGGATCGACCGCGACATCACCCTGCTGGCCGGCACCGGGCGCCGCGCCGTGCTCGCGGCGCACGCCCAGAGTTTCGCCGGCCTCGACGCCTGGCTGGCCGACAGCGTGCGCCTGGCCGGCAACGGCCTGCATTACCTGGCTTTCGCCGACGAGCCCAACCTCAACTACCCGGACTACAGCAGCTACGCCCTGTACTT harbors:
- a CDS encoding lipopolysaccharide biosynthesis protein, translated to MKRNGYVWHLLLSMGTRLAMIAIRLLRNVLLARLLGPADRGLFALLSALPDLIAALTSGGLNTAVGYEAARQRPMGLLLTQILIYGCLLAGTLTVIGLLLMNSLGQDWSITTQLGPFAWLLLLAVPLTVLKSGLLTLHNADGRVGAFNGLRLLESLVPLLLFVVLWWLWRDQALSAALAGWLGGTLLVVLAGWYWLRRYHRLRLRWQPGEQGKLLRYSAQSHPGVLSQQLMLRCDYLFIGALLDPVALGLYAMASAAAELLLIIPEAVTTPLMKRLLQQGAGIERLTPLALRITATVMLGACLGMALVGHWLIVSLFGEAYGPAYPALLALLPGLFGLCYASILRLDLLGKQRPGALSWLLGGGALLNLLLNAVLIPTLGIVGAGLASSLAYLAVSLAMLVMYCRLSGVAWYRTLLLLPEDLMQLRALLRPREAAC